AAAACTCAGGAGAAATGAGACTGATTAATTTCGCCGTTTGTTCCACGTGATTCTTGGAGTGTTTAAGCCCGCCAACTCCCAACATTGCAATAACAGAAAGTTGAATCCCTGCTTCTTTAATCTTTAGAGACCCCTCAAGCATATCTTTTGCGTTATTACCTTTAACAATCATATGAAGTACTTTATCGTCTCCACTTTCCATACCTAAGTAAGCGATTGTTAATTTCTTTTGCGCTAAAGCTTTCAGCTCATCAATGGATTTATCAAGCATATTTTGAGCTGTGGCATATATACCAACTCGCTCAACGCTTGGAAAATACTTCGATATTAAGTCTAATACACTCAAAAGTAATTCAGTGGGTGCTCCAAGAGCATCGCCATCACAAAGAAATACTTTAGTAGGACTATAGCTAAACCTTTGGAAATACGTTTTAGTTTTCAATAAGTCAGCTTCAATCTCATCAAGTGATCTCTCGCGATAGCTTTTGCTACGATACATATTGCAATAGGTACACTTATTATTTGAACAGCCTATTGTTACTTGCAAAAGAAAGCTCTTACCTTCAGAAGGAGGTCTAAATACAGGCTCTTCATATTCTATAGGAAAGTCATACATACTTTAATCTCTTTCAAACATGTGTTAAATAGTGACAATGAATACTTATAACATGAATTACATAGCAGATAAAAATGAATACTGGGTCAGTTGTGTGCAAAAACAACAATATATCGTCATTTTTACAGACAAATCTTCTGCACACCAGTATAAGTTGGCCTTAGTTCTTGGTAATACACTAGGACCGTGGGATGAGCTTGAAAATTACGAACTAATTAGTTCAAACGATGGCAAATTCTATTACAAAATAAAAGTAGTAAAACAAAATGATGACTGGAAAGACGAAGCCTGTTGTCAATCAGGTTGTCCAGGTTGCCCTTGGACACTTTCTCAAGGATAGTATGAAATTAAAAAAGACCATTTTTAGAGGAGAAGTTAAAACAAACGAAGGTGTTTTGCTAGTAGACTTTCTTAGTGAAAATACAGGCCTCTCTAAAGCTCAAATAAAAAAGATTGCAACTAACGGTGGTGTTTGGTTAAAAAAGAAAGGTAAAGGGCCGCTTTCTCGAATAAGACGGGCAAAGGCCACTCTTAATAGAGCGGACTATCTTGAACTGCACTATGACCCAAATCTAGCTGAAGTTGATACTTCTGCATGCAAAGAAATATATAAAACTAAAACTTGGGGAGTTTGGTACAAACCATCTGGCATACTTTCTCAGGGTACAAAATTTGGTGATCAGGCTTCGATCTTAAGAGTTGCAGAAAAAGAAAAGCCAAATGTTTATTTAATCCAACGACTCGATAGAGAAACAGCAGGATTAATGATCATTGCCTATACTGACAAAGTTGCAAGGATTTTTACCAAGGCCCTTCAAAGTAAACTTATCAGAAAGTTCTATCAAGCTGAAGTGCTAGGAAAACTATCTGAGTCGGCTGGTGAATTAAACTACCGTCTAGAAGACAAAGAGGCCAAGACTCTATTTAAGCTTGCAAAGACCAAAGAAGAAACCTCTCTAGTTGAAATTGAAATTATCACAGGTAGATACCACCAAATTAGGCAGCACTTCGACAAATTTGAGCACCCTGTAATGGGTGACCCAAAATACGGACGTGGGAATAAAAATAAAGACGGAATGAAGCTAGTTGCTCACAAACTTGAGCTAAAAGATCCGATCTCTAAAGAAGATCATATTTTTGAACTTCCAAAAGAATTAAGACTATTTTAAAGACTTTCTTGAAGGCGACTTCTTCTTAGTCGTCTTCTTGATATTTACACTATTTACATTAGAAGCAACTTTTAAGATACCTCTTTGAATTGGATATACTACACCACTTCCAACCAAAAATGCTTTTCCTACTCTACCAATATTTGCCAAACTTAACTCCATGTTAAAAAGTATAAATATCCGGCATTCAATTCTTTGGCCATTGAACTCATGCGCGCAACGCACTAAGATTTTTCAATAAGCACTTCTCTATTTTTCTTATAGCCATCCAAATGATCTAGATCACGAGTGTAGTCTTTTTTCATTAACGGAGAAATGATGAGAAAATCAGCACTCGTTTGATTACAGGCCAGAGGAATATTCCAAACTGTAGCTAATCTTAGTAATGCTCTAATATCAGGATCATGAGGCATACTCTGTAATGGATCCCAAAAGAAAATAAGCATATCGACTTTCCCCTGACATATTGATGCGCCAATTTGCTGATCACCGCCCAAAGGACCAGATACAAACTTCTTTACAGGCATTTCAAGCTCCTTTTCCAACAAGATTCCAGTGGTTCCCGTTGCAAAGAGTTTGTGATTTTTTAGAATATTCTTATTTTTTGTGCACCACTTCAGAAGCTTGGCTTTCTTAGAGTCGTGTGCAACAAGTGCAATGTTTTTAGACTTAGTAATCATGACTATCCCTTCTTTTTTATAGGTGCTAAGATACTTCATTATAATATATAAATAGAGAGAATTGGGAATCAATATGTCTAAGGGTCAATTTCTTTTCTTCACACCTAATCGTGGAAATGAAGAGCATTTAAAATCAGAATTAAAATATGCACTTCCGGACCTCAAACTGAGCTTTTCAAGACCAGGTTTTTTAACTTTTAAGAATTCTGGGAACGATATAGATTTAAAAAGTTTATCTACAATGCACTTTGCATTTAGTCGCGTTCATGGTCTATGCCTTGGTCCAGTAGACGAAGAAAAAGTGACTGATGAAATAGAGAGCTATCTTAAGCACTACTCTATTCACTCTTACAATATTCATAATTGGAGTCGTGACGGTAAAAAAGCATCTAGCGATATTAACTCTTCAGCTGACTTCATCTTTGACGTCATAGAGGTTGATCGCAATAAAATCTGGCTCGGGCTACATTTGGCAGACATTAACTCAAATAGTGCTCCAGGGGGTTTTCCACAGCTATCGCTTCCTGAGGACTCCCCCTCAAGGGCCTATTTAAAAATAGCTGAAATCGTTCATTCATATAAGCTGAAAGTTTCTCAACAAGATACTATACTAGATATCGGTTGTGCTCCAGGTGGCGCCACTCAATTTTTTTTAGAAAGAGGAAATTGTGTCATTGGTATTGATCCAGGAGAAATGAATGAAATCTGTTCAAAAAATTCAAACTTTACTCACCTTCAGTCCCCAGTGCAAAAGATATCAAAAGCACAAATAAAGAAGAAAATTGACTGGATTATAATGGACCTTAACCTTCAGGCCGGTTTGTCTTTGAAAGAAGGAATTAGACTTGCAAAAGAATATCCTAATTTAAAAGGTCTAGTCTTTACGGTAAAGATGCCAACGCCTGATCTTAGTGAAAGAATTGTAGAATTCGTTTCTAAGTTTTATTCATTTAAATTTAACCATTTAATTTATTCACAGGTGCCGACACACAAGAAAGAGTTTGCAATTATTGCCTATAATTAACTTCGAGTTCTAATTGTTTCGCTCGAGCGATTGAGTTCATAGGCCCTTTTCATTTCTTTGATTCGTCTTTCGTAATTTGCAACCATTTGTTCTGAGCGAATCGTATTTTGTTGTACTATACGTCTAAGCTCCTCTCTATCCTTATTTGACTTCTTCTTTGACTCCGTTGTTAGTTCGGACAATTGCTTTTGAAGTTTGTCTTCATAAGCATTGGTCAGCTTAGCTAATTTTGTATCGGACTCACGCTTAACTCTGGCCATTTCCTCGTCATGATTTTGTTTCATAGCTGTAATTCTGGCTTCATACTGAACCCTTTGCGAGTCGAGGCGAGATTTAGAATCAGCTTGATTAAGATCTTTCGATTCTTTTTGAAATAGCTGTTGGGCCTGAAGCTCTTTTTTTGAACTTCGTTCTAAATTGCTAATGGCCTGATCCTTAACCTCAAGCATTCTTTCGTATTCATAATTTTTAGAGGATAATAGCTTTTCATACTTATCTACTAGGTTTTGAACTTTTTGAATATAGTCAGTTTTTTGCTCTTGGGTAACATTATTCAATAACTTATTTCCAAGATAGGCCATTTCCGATTTCTCTTTGGCAAACTCTTCTTGAAGATTATTTACATTTCGAATATTTGCTTCATTCAATTTATTAATACTGTCACCAAAAACCATCTTCTGTCTTGCGACACTATCTCTGAACTCATTTTCTTTTACTATATTTCTCTCTAAATGATCCCGATCCATAGTTTGTAACTTTCGTTGAAACTCATCTATCAAAGTTCTCTCTTTATTTCTCTGCTTCATCATAATGTCACTAAAGTTCGAATTATGAACCCTATCCTTTTCATCTAGTTTCTGTCTGACTAAGAAGTCTTTTGCTTTCGAGCGAGTTGAAATATCATATTCAAGATCATCTTTTAAAACCTCAAATTGGCTTCGTTGATCGCTCATCTGTTCTTGTAATCCCTTAAGTCTATTTTCATAACTATCTCTAAGAGCTTGTTTTTGAAACTCTACGCCCTTTCCTTTAATTGATCTATCTCTAACTTCATCAAGACTTCTCGTAAACTTATATCTATCCTGCTCTCCTTCTCTTTTAAGCTGAGTAATCACTTGTCCATTTTCTTTTTCTTGAATCTGTCTCTCTCTTTCGCTAGCATTATTTAAACTAGTCATAGCAGTAATAAACTTCGATTTTTGATTCTCTAATTTGACCTTTCCATCATTTTTAGTTTTATCTAAAGAGTTTTCAAAGCGCTCCCCTTGACGCTGGATTTCTTCATCTTTAGACTTTCTGAGTTCATCCATTTTCTTATTGAAGAAACTCTTAGTTGCACTTAATTGATCGCTAGAGTTACGTATTAATTCGTCTTTAGTAAAACGATGATCACGAACAAGTTCGTCCTCTCGCTTATTATAATCATTACGAATCTCTTTTATACTGTCTTGTGACTTAGTAGTAAGTTCATTAATTTGTGCAGTATGATTTTTCTTATTCGTTGAGATTAATGAATCAAAGTTTTCAGCTGTATTTTTTCTCTGTAAATTATCAAGGTATTTATGCTCTTTAAGTGATTTGGTGTAAGAGTCACTGATATTATCTAATTTCTTTTTATAGCCATTGGCAAGCTCATTACGACGTTCTGAAAACTCTTTCTTCTGTGTACTAAGATCTCCAAGATATGAGTCTCTTCTCTCTTCTAGCAATTTATTAGTTCTATTACTAAGTAATTCTATTTTATCTTGATTGTCTTGAATCAATTGTTCTTTTTGACCTTCTTGATTCTTTTTGAGCTTGATTTCTTTTCTATGTGCAGTTTTCTTTACATTAGACAAATCGGCTTCATAACTTTCTTTAAGCTTATCTACAGCGTTATACTGTTGTTCACGAATGTTGGATAGCTCTTGAGCGTAATCTATCTTCATTGTCAGTTATTTCACCTATCCCCACTGGGTCCATATTCATTAATATTATATAATTATCTGATCAAAAAATTTTCTAAGACTAGTACTTGAAAAATGAATAACTTAGTGATGTTAAGAGTAATCAACGATTTAAGCTTCGATCTAGCTCTATTGCATTAAGAAACGTCCATATTTTTAGATTAAATTTAGTTTGGCGAGGAATTTTTTACTCACAAAACCTTAAGAAAAAGTTAAATTTTAAAGTCCAAAGAGCAGTAAGTGAGTTAGAATAAAATGTATTAAATAATGAAAAGAGAGCTTTAATGTTAATCCGAAGTTTAGATACAATTGCGACAATAGAAACTATTACACAAATAAAAGAGATTAAGACAATTCTTTTTGACCTTGATGGAACTCTAGTTGATACTGAATGTCTGCATGCTGAAGCACTCCATATGACATTAAAAAAGATTGATCCAGCTAGTAACGAATCAATTATAAATCTACAGATAAAATTTCAAGGGATGTCCGATACTGATGTCTTTAAAAAACTCGATAGTATTAATATCTCTCTAACAGAGTTTCTCCAGATAAAAAATAATAACTTCATAGATATAATTAATTCTAAAAATGAAATATTACATACAGAAATTCGTAAACTTTTAAAAGATATAAAATCTCTCTCCTTCAAACTAGGGCTTGTAACGGCTTCAGAGAGAATTATCGCAGAAGTTATTCTTAAAAAGATTGGAATCTTCGAGATGTTTGATATTATTATTTGCAGAGACGATCTTACAAAATCTAAACCTGATCCATTACCGTATCTAACTGCAATGAAGGAACTAAATAGCTTTGCTAAAGAAACAATTATCTTTGAAGATAGTGAAACAGGCCTAGCTGCTGCTAAATCAAGTGGAGCTCATTATTTTAAGGTAAATTGGTTTAAGGACGTTTAAAAAAGAATATATTTTTAAAGAATTTATATACTCCATTCTTTCTATCTAAGCGTGGCTTCTTACCTCGTAAAAGTGAAGTGAAAGTTTCTTTTAGTACCTCATTTTTCTTTTTATCTTTAACAAGGTAGTGCCTATGCCCACCAAAAGTTAACTTAGAAAAATCTAGATATACAGCATTAGGTGCCCTACCAACTTTATTTTTCTTTAAATACTTTCCTAAGTTTCGACCCAATCTCGGCCCTTCAAACTCTTCAAAATCTTTATTAAAACGATCAAGCTGCTCACTTCCATATAAAACGACATCATCGTCATTGTAAGTGATGAAAACGCTCTTACTAAAGTCAATTTTTGATACCCATTCGTCATGTCTTTTCATCGGTAAGTCTGCAGCATTCAATGTTAGGGTTGAAAAGAGATTCCACTTAAAGTCACCCATATAGTGATTTTCAATCATTGATCTAAATACGATATTTCCCATTGAATGTACGAGCATACTTAACTTAACTCCAAACATCTTTATAGGATGTCTTCTCACATATGCATTTAGCTCTAACAAGAATGCATTTAGATCATTACCAGATTCAACTGCATCAGCTAAAGGTCTCTCAAGGGCAGATTCCCATGATGGCCAATGAAACATAAGTACTTTAACTCCATGCTTCTTTTCAATTTCTGGAATAACTTCAAGACCTTTTTCAGGATGCTTCCCTCTTCCATGAACAAATATATTTATATAACGAGGTTTAATTGCCTCATCAAAAATTTCAGACATGGCACCTTCTACATCAGTTATCTCGAACTTTTTTCCAGAGCTAGTATAAAGCGCTGTCTCGGCCCAAGAGCCAAAACTGACTAGT
The DNA window shown above is from Halobacteriovorax sp. HLS and carries:
- a CDS encoding methylglyoxal synthase, with the protein product MKYLSTYKKEGIVMITKSKNIALVAHDSKKAKLLKWCTKNKNILKNHKLFATGTTGILLEKELEMPVKKFVSGPLGGDQQIGASICQGKVDMLIFFWDPLQSMPHDPDIRALLRLATVWNIPLACNQTSADFLIISPLMKKDYTRDLDHLDGYKKNREVLIEKS
- a CDS encoding alpha/beta hydrolase, producing MKKFLLITFTLLVSFGSWAETALYTSSGKKFEITDVEGAMSEIFDEAIKPRYINIFVHGRGKHPEKGLEVIPEIEKKHGVKVLMFHWPSWESALERPLADAVESGNDLNAFLLELNAYVRRHPIKMFGVKLSMLVHSMGNIVFRSMIENHYMGDFKWNLFSTLTLNAADLPMKRHDEWVSKIDFSKSVFITYNDDDVVLYGSEQLDRFNKDFEEFEGPRLGRNLGKYLKKNKVGRAPNAVYLDFSKLTFGGHRHYLVKDKKKNEVLKETFTSLLRGKKPRLDRKNGVYKFFKNIFFFKRP
- a CDS encoding RluA family pseudouridine synthase; the protein is MKLKKTIFRGEVKTNEGVLLVDFLSENTGLSKAQIKKIATNGGVWLKKKGKGPLSRIRRAKATLNRADYLELHYDPNLAEVDTSACKEIYKTKTWGVWYKPSGILSQGTKFGDQASILRVAEKEKPNVYLIQRLDRETAGLMIIAYTDKVARIFTKALQSKLIRKFYQAEVLGKLSESAGELNYRLEDKEAKTLFKLAKTKEETSLVEIEIITGRYHQIRQHFDKFEHPVMGDPKYGRGNKNKDGMKLVAHKLELKDPISKEDHIFELPKELRLF
- a CDS encoding HAD family phosphatase produces the protein MLIRSLDTIATIETITQIKEIKTILFDLDGTLVDTECLHAEALHMTLKKIDPASNESIINLQIKFQGMSDTDVFKKLDSINISLTEFLQIKNNNFIDIINSKNEILHTEIRKLLKDIKSLSFKLGLVTASERIIAEVILKKIGIFEMFDIIICRDDLTKSKPDPLPYLTAMKELNSFAKETIIFEDSETGLAAAKSSGAHYFKVNWFKDV
- a CDS encoding radical SAM protein, with amino-acid sequence MYDFPIEYEEPVFRPPSEGKSFLLQVTIGCSNNKCTYCNMYRSKSYRERSLDEIEADLLKTKTYFQRFSYSPTKVFLCDGDALGAPTELLLSVLDLISKYFPSVERVGIYATAQNMLDKSIDELKALAQKKLTIAYLGMESGDDKVLHMIVKGNNAKDMLEGSLKIKEAGIQLSVIAMLGVGGLKHSKNHVEQTAKLISLISPEFFSFLSTVAVPGTPFKTMVDRGLIEELSTKELTTEMYEILKQINGLKNNTLFRANHVSNQFPIGGSLPQDKEKLLSLIGEWISKIPQGVYPEVPPHML
- a CDS encoding SAM-dependent methyltransferase, which translates into the protein MSKGQFLFFTPNRGNEEHLKSELKYALPDLKLSFSRPGFLTFKNSGNDIDLKSLSTMHFAFSRVHGLCLGPVDEEKVTDEIESYLKHYSIHSYNIHNWSRDGKKASSDINSSADFIFDVIEVDRNKIWLGLHLADINSNSAPGGFPQLSLPEDSPSRAYLKIAEIVHSYKLKVSQQDTILDIGCAPGGATQFFLERGNCVIGIDPGEMNEICSKNSNFTHLQSPVQKISKAQIKKKIDWIIMDLNLQAGLSLKEGIRLAKEYPNLKGLVFTVKMPTPDLSERIVEFVSKFYSFKFNHLIYSQVPTHKKEFAIIAYN